The Astatotilapia calliptera chromosome 14, fAstCal1.2, whole genome shotgun sequence genome includes a region encoding these proteins:
- the ech1 gene encoding delta(3,5)-Delta(2,4)-dienoyl-CoA isomerase, mitochondrial isoform X1, whose protein sequence is MIVSVCSLAKRSGLCTVQRAMLAVVFRSAVTKYKGLWLPSQTVARAMSSSGGATPPYTTLAISRPTESITHVELHRPEKRNAMNSAFWSEMVTCFNELSEDPECRAVVVSGAGKLFTAGIDLMDMMNNVLQPEGDDTARISWGLKKKIRKFQETFSVIEKCPKPVVVAIHGACVGAGVDMITACDIRLCTQDAWFQVKEVDIGLAADVGTLQRLPKVIGSQSLVNELALTARKMYADEAKSSGLVSRVFADKEAMMAGALQIAGEIAGRSPVAVQGTKINLIYARNHSVADGLDYIATWNMSMLQTEDLMKSAQAALEKKSPKTKTYSKL, encoded by the exons ATGATTGTTTCTGTATGCAGCCTCGCTAAACGGTCTGGACTCTGCACCGTTCAAAGGGCGATGTTGGCAGTGGTTTTCAGGTCAGCTGTCACCAAAT aTAAGGGGTTGTGGTTGCCTAGTCAAACTGTGGCCAGAGCCATGTCATCTTCAGGTGGTGCCACCCCTCCGTACACAACCCTGGCCATCAGTCGTCCTACAGAGTCCATCACGCATGTTGAACTTCACCGGCCTGAGAAACGCAATGCCATGAACAGTGCTTTCTGGAG TGAGATGGTGACCTGCTTTAATGAGCTCTCTGAGGACCCCGAGTGCAGAGCAGTGGTAGTTTCTGGAGCAGGGAAGCTCTTCACAGCTG GTATCGATCTCATGGACATGATGAACAATGTACTTCAACCAGAAGGAGACGACACAGCCAGAATCTCctgggggttaaaaaaaaagattaggaAATTCCAAGAGACCTTCTCCGTCATAGAGAAG TGCCCGAAGCCTGTTGTGGTGGCCATCCATGGAGCCTGTGTAGGAGCAG GTGTTGACATGATTACAGCCTGTGACATTCGCCTGTGCACCCAGGACGCCTGGTTCCAAGTTAAG GAGGTTGATATTGGACTTGCAGCAGATGTTGGAACACTCCAGAGACTCCCGAAGGTCATCGGCAGCCAAAG TCTTGTTAATGAACTGGCTCTGACAGCGAGAAAGATGTATGCTGATGAAGCTAAGAGCAGCGGACTGGTCAG ccgAGTGTTTGCAGATAAGGAGGCGATGATGGCTGGAGCTCTGCAGATTGCTGGAGAGATTGCTGGTCGCAGCCCAGTTGCTGTGCAGGGCACCAAAATAAACCTCATCTATGCCAGAAACCACAGCGTAGCAGATGGACTGGATTACATT GCCACGTGGAACATGAGCATGCTTCAGACTGAAGATCTGATGAAATCAGCTCAGGCAGCCCTCGAGAAGAAGAGTCCCAAAACTAAGACATACTCTAAACTCTGA
- the ech1 gene encoding delta(3,5)-Delta(2,4)-dienoyl-CoA isomerase, mitochondrial isoform X2 — MLAVVFRSAVTKYKGLWLPSQTVARAMSSSGGATPPYTTLAISRPTESITHVELHRPEKRNAMNSAFWSEMVTCFNELSEDPECRAVVVSGAGKLFTAGIDLMDMMNNVLQPEGDDTARISWGLKKKIRKFQETFSVIEKCPKPVVVAIHGACVGAGVDMITACDIRLCTQDAWFQVKEVDIGLAADVGTLQRLPKVIGSQSLVNELALTARKMYADEAKSSGLVSRVFADKEAMMAGALQIAGEIAGRSPVAVQGTKINLIYARNHSVADGLDYIATWNMSMLQTEDLMKSAQAALEKKSPKTKTYSKL, encoded by the exons ATGTTGGCAGTGGTTTTCAGGTCAGCTGTCACCAAAT aTAAGGGGTTGTGGTTGCCTAGTCAAACTGTGGCCAGAGCCATGTCATCTTCAGGTGGTGCCACCCCTCCGTACACAACCCTGGCCATCAGTCGTCCTACAGAGTCCATCACGCATGTTGAACTTCACCGGCCTGAGAAACGCAATGCCATGAACAGTGCTTTCTGGAG TGAGATGGTGACCTGCTTTAATGAGCTCTCTGAGGACCCCGAGTGCAGAGCAGTGGTAGTTTCTGGAGCAGGGAAGCTCTTCACAGCTG GTATCGATCTCATGGACATGATGAACAATGTACTTCAACCAGAAGGAGACGACACAGCCAGAATCTCctgggggttaaaaaaaaagattaggaAATTCCAAGAGACCTTCTCCGTCATAGAGAAG TGCCCGAAGCCTGTTGTGGTGGCCATCCATGGAGCCTGTGTAGGAGCAG GTGTTGACATGATTACAGCCTGTGACATTCGCCTGTGCACCCAGGACGCCTGGTTCCAAGTTAAG GAGGTTGATATTGGACTTGCAGCAGATGTTGGAACACTCCAGAGACTCCCGAAGGTCATCGGCAGCCAAAG TCTTGTTAATGAACTGGCTCTGACAGCGAGAAAGATGTATGCTGATGAAGCTAAGAGCAGCGGACTGGTCAG ccgAGTGTTTGCAGATAAGGAGGCGATGATGGCTGGAGCTCTGCAGATTGCTGGAGAGATTGCTGGTCGCAGCCCAGTTGCTGTGCAGGGCACCAAAATAAACCTCATCTATGCCAGAAACCACAGCGTAGCAGATGGACTGGATTACATT GCCACGTGGAACATGAGCATGCTTCAGACTGAAGATCTGATGAAATCAGCTCAGGCAGCCCTCGAGAAGAAGAGTCCCAAAACTAAGACATACTCTAAACTCTGA